From the genome of Anopheles merus strain MAF chromosome X, AmerM5.1, whole genome shotgun sequence, one region includes:
- the LOC121593318 gene encoding protein tweety isoform X2 — translation MGYLGMAEDDDQYRVPLIAKLLHALPHYNITFHRINNTFRPSNDVYLESLGILGSIPAALLIVSLFGLLLYLLTRCCDRKPRPAHSITSLKVTLSIVTVLCCAAIGLGLYGNDDLHNGLLEVLQAGRKVDGVVSSVRNQTFILENTLTMKIQQQLTELEDIFDQKTNNQTALAQLQQALLTAKGNITIAKNAANDIRRPLVGLTITDFLTKGDQWELIRWPGTVAILALLLVLCAVLLVGVARHSRCALILFSVCGLLAVTGSWLMSGLYLSTSVAVGDLCNDPADFLVHQAPHELPADILLYYTQCDISRSNPFTQRLRESQNAINNARNAMSTVSKISPVLFKNAGLAPKLGSVNADIKLCERLLTGLTALVDCRAVHYSYLVATRGLCECGLLGLVLMLIASFMAAILLTIMVWVDSHTWIYIRKSPPVISGSHTIAHPGRSAKHDLGQMQQQAQQQAQQQAQQQLHHQQAHAQAAQQAAQAQAHMMHHHQAMMRAGGTHTLGRLPSHSSPTHLHGPNNGKYATLSKHCKTLDANDFY, via the exons ATGGGCTACCTGGGGATGGCCGAGGACGACGATCAATATCGGGTGCCGCTGATAGCGAAGCTGCTGCACGCCCTGCCCCACTACAACATCACCTTCCACCGGATCAACAACACATTTCGCCCATCAAATGATGTCTATCTCGAG AGCCTCGGGATCCTCGGCTCGATACCGGCCGCTCTGCTGATAGTGTCGCTGTTCGGGTTGCTGCTTTATCTGCTGACGCGCTGCTGCGACCGGAAGCCCCGGCCGGCCCACTCGATCACCAGCCTCAAGGTGACGCTCTCGATCGTTAccgtgctgtgctgtgccgcGATCGGGCTCGGCCTGTACGGCAACGATGACCTGCACAACGGGCTGCTCGAGGTGCTGCAGGCCGGCCGGAAGGTGGACGGCGTAGTTTCGTCCGTGCGCAACCAAACCTTCATCCTCGAGAACACGCTCACGATGAagatccagcagcagctgaccGAGCTGGAGGACATCTTCGACCAGAAGACGAACAACCAGACCGCCCTGGCGCAGCTGCAGCAGGCGCTGCTGACCGCGAAGGGCAACATTACGATCGCGAAGAACGCGGCCAACGACATCCGGCGCCCGCTGGTGGGCCTGACCATAACCGACTTCCTCACG AAAGGAGACCAGTGGGAGTTGATACGTTGGCCCGGCACGGTCGCCATACTGGCGCTGCTGCTCGTCCTGTGCGCGGTGCTGCTGGTCGGCGTGGCGCGCCACTCGCGCTGCGCCCTCATCCTGTTCAGCGTGTGCGGGCTGCTGGCCGTGACCGGCTCGTGGCTCATGTCCGGCCTGTACCTCTCGACCTCGGTGGCCGTCGGCGACCTGTGCAACGATCCGGCCGACTTTCTCGTGCACCAGGCGCCACACGAGCTGCCGGCCGACATCCTGCTCTACTACACGCAGTGCGATATCTCCCGCTCGAACCCGTTCACCCAGCGACTGCGTGAGTCGCAGAACGCGATCAACAATGCGCGCAACGCGATGAGCACCGTGTCCAA GATCTCGCCCGTGCTGTTTAAGAACGCCGGCCTAGCGCCCAAGCTTGGGTCGGTCAACGCGGACATTAAGCTGTGCGAGCGGCTGCTGACAGGGCTGACCGCGCTGGTGGACTGCCGCGCCGTCCACTACAGCTACCTCGTGGCGACCCGCGGCCTGTGCGAGTGTGGCCTGCTCGGGCTGGTGCTGATGCTGATCGCCAGCTTCATGGCGGCCATCCTGCTCACCATCATGGTGTGGGTCGACTCGCACACGTGGATCTACATCCGTAAGAG CCCGCCGGTCATCAGCGGGTCGCACACGATCGCGCATCCGGGCCGCAGCGCCAAGCACGACCTGGGccagatgcagcagcaggcgcagcagcaggctcagcagcaggcgcagcagcagctgcaccacCAGCAGGCCCACGCCCAGGCGGCGCAGCAGGCGGCCCAGGCCCAGGCCCACATGATGCACCATCACCAGGCGATGATGCGGGCCGGCGGCACCCACACGCTCGGCCGGCTGCCGTCCCACAGCAGCCCGACCCACCTGCACGGCCCGAACAACGGCAAGTACGCCACCCTCAGTAAGCACTGCAAGACGCTCGACGCGAACGACTTCTACTGA
- the LOC121593318 gene encoding protein tweety isoform X1, which translates to MGYLGMAEDDDQYRVPLIAKLLHALPHYNITFHRINNTFRPSNDVYLESLGILGSIPAALLIVSLFGLLLYLLTRCCDRKPRPAHSITSLKVTLSIVTVLCCAAIGLGLYGNDDLHNGLLEVLQAGRKVDGVVSSVRNQTFILENTLTMKIQQQLTELEDIFDQKTNNQTALAQLQQALLTAKGNITIAKNAANDIRRPLVGLTITDFLTKGDQWELIRWPGTVAILALLLVLCAVLLVGVARHSRCALILFSVCGLLAVTGSWLMSGLYLSTSVAVGDLCNDPADFLVHQAPHELPADILLYYTQCDISRSNPFTQRLRESQNAINNARNAMSTVSKISPVLFKNAGLAPKLGSVNADIKLCERLLTGLTALVDCRAVHYSYLVATRGLCECGLLGLVLMLIASFMAAILLTIMVWVDSHTWIYIRKRNDYAQVEEQSYVSHQLHPQSHPNMNTRTLPHHPKGPPVISGSHTIAHPGRSAKHDLGQMQQQAQQQAQQQAQQQLHHQQAHAQAAQQAAQAQAHMMHHHQAMMRAGGTHTLGRLPSHSSPTHLHGPNNGKYATLSKHCKTLDANDFY; encoded by the exons ATGGGCTACCTGGGGATGGCCGAGGACGACGATCAATATCGGGTGCCGCTGATAGCGAAGCTGCTGCACGCCCTGCCCCACTACAACATCACCTTCCACCGGATCAACAACACATTTCGCCCATCAAATGATGTCTATCTCGAG AGCCTCGGGATCCTCGGCTCGATACCGGCCGCTCTGCTGATAGTGTCGCTGTTCGGGTTGCTGCTTTATCTGCTGACGCGCTGCTGCGACCGGAAGCCCCGGCCGGCCCACTCGATCACCAGCCTCAAGGTGACGCTCTCGATCGTTAccgtgctgtgctgtgccgcGATCGGGCTCGGCCTGTACGGCAACGATGACCTGCACAACGGGCTGCTCGAGGTGCTGCAGGCCGGCCGGAAGGTGGACGGCGTAGTTTCGTCCGTGCGCAACCAAACCTTCATCCTCGAGAACACGCTCACGATGAagatccagcagcagctgaccGAGCTGGAGGACATCTTCGACCAGAAGACGAACAACCAGACCGCCCTGGCGCAGCTGCAGCAGGCGCTGCTGACCGCGAAGGGCAACATTACGATCGCGAAGAACGCGGCCAACGACATCCGGCGCCCGCTGGTGGGCCTGACCATAACCGACTTCCTCACG AAAGGAGACCAGTGGGAGTTGATACGTTGGCCCGGCACGGTCGCCATACTGGCGCTGCTGCTCGTCCTGTGCGCGGTGCTGCTGGTCGGCGTGGCGCGCCACTCGCGCTGCGCCCTCATCCTGTTCAGCGTGTGCGGGCTGCTGGCCGTGACCGGCTCGTGGCTCATGTCCGGCCTGTACCTCTCGACCTCGGTGGCCGTCGGCGACCTGTGCAACGATCCGGCCGACTTTCTCGTGCACCAGGCGCCACACGAGCTGCCGGCCGACATCCTGCTCTACTACACGCAGTGCGATATCTCCCGCTCGAACCCGTTCACCCAGCGACTGCGTGAGTCGCAGAACGCGATCAACAATGCGCGCAACGCGATGAGCACCGTGTCCAA GATCTCGCCCGTGCTGTTTAAGAACGCCGGCCTAGCGCCCAAGCTTGGGTCGGTCAACGCGGACATTAAGCTGTGCGAGCGGCTGCTGACAGGGCTGACCGCGCTGGTGGACTGCCGCGCCGTCCACTACAGCTACCTCGTGGCGACCCGCGGCCTGTGCGAGTGTGGCCTGCTCGGGCTGGTGCTGATGCTGATCGCCAGCTTCATGGCGGCCATCCTGCTCACCATCATGGTGTGGGTCGACTCGCACACGTGGATCTACATCCGTAAGAG AAATGATTATGCGCAGGTCGAGGAGCAGTCGTACGTATCACACCAATTGCATCCACAGAGCCATCCAAACATGAACACTCGCACACTCCCACATCATCCCAAGGG CCCGCCGGTCATCAGCGGGTCGCACACGATCGCGCATCCGGGCCGCAGCGCCAAGCACGACCTGGGccagatgcagcagcaggcgcagcagcaggctcagcagcaggcgcagcagcagctgcaccacCAGCAGGCCCACGCCCAGGCGGCGCAGCAGGCGGCCCAGGCCCAGGCCCACATGATGCACCATCACCAGGCGATGATGCGGGCCGGCGGCACCCACACGCTCGGCCGGCTGCCGTCCCACAGCAGCCCGACCCACCTGCACGGCCCGAACAACGGCAAGTACGCCACCCTCAGTAAGCACTGCAAGACGCTCGACGCGAACGACTTCTACTGA
- the LOC121590053 gene encoding formin-like protein 7 — MQQLQQQRAMLDPATAAAAAAHHLHLHQQQQQHAGGHAHPAQTMTINRKLHGAAGVPGAHPTLPPVYGDDTPPPLPPLRNPQKALLPQPVATAAGSDACTTDPGAGTDKQIYIYSTAKYGRYDPNGKTASQQQQPQQPQQSHPAPGKGVEGGPADKGSAGGKNPNTTTFSSTPGYSSKPLPSIINCPLPDIPKGVAGAAPTSKDDIYVKRKLLTDHPNGSKFATLKPIPAPKIEPNGLNGKHTGADLAAQQQLPPPPPPPPLPVTGGSSGSSGGSSSGYGTAGLTTSQIQSLPLPPPPLELQSDPDDPGLRLPPPPTSEELLESGAAGQPNGDGVPNGADTSALADKPGHDENSFYAVTEL, encoded by the coding sequence atgcagcagctccagcagcagcgtgcgATGCTGGATCCGGCgacggcggccgccgccgccgcccaccATCTCCatctgcaccagcagcagcagcagcatgccgGTGGCCACGCTCATCCCGCCCAGACGATGACGATCAACCGCAAGCTGCACGGGGCGGCAGGGGTCCCGGGGGCCCACCCGACGCTGCCCCCGGTCTACGGCGATGACACGCCGCCCCCGCTGCCACCGCTGCGCAACCCGCAGAAGGCGCTACTCCCCCAGCCGGTGGCGACCGCCGCGGGCAGTGACGCCTGCACGACCGACCCCGGGGCCGGCACGGACAAGCAGATCTACATCTACTCCACCGCCAAGTACGGGCGGTACGATCCGAACGGCAAGACGgcatcgcagcagcagcagccgcagcagccgcagcaatcGCATCCAGCCCCCGGCAAGGGTGTGGAGGGCGGCCCGGCCGACAAGGGCAGCGCTGGCGGCAAGAACCCCAACACCACCACGTTCAGCTCGACGCCCGGCTACAGCAGCAAGCCGCTGCCGTCGATCATCAACTGCCCCCTGCCGGACATACCGAAGGGGGTGGCGGGCGCCGCGCCCACCAGCAAGGACGACATCTACGTCAAGCGCAAGCTGCTGACGGACCACCCGAACGGCAGCAAGTTTGCCACGCTCAAGCCGATCCCGGCGCCCAAGATTGAGCCGAACGGGCTGAACGGCAAGCACACCGGGGCCGACCTGgccgcccagcagcagctgcccccgccgccgccgccaccgcccctACCGGTGACGGGCGGGTCGTCCGGTTCGTCGGGCGGCTCCTCGTCCGGGTACGGCACGGCCGGGCTGACCACCTCGCAGATCCAGTCGCTGCCACTGCCCCCGCCGCCGCTCGAGCTGCAGAGCGACCCGGACGATCCGGGGCTGCGGttgccaccgccaccgacgAGCGAGGAGCTGCTGGAGAGTGGGGCGGCCGGCCAGCCGAACGGGGACGGCGTCCCGAACGGGGCCGACACCTCGGCCCTGGCGGACAAACCAGGGCACGACGAGAACAGCTTCTACGCGGTGACCGAGCTGTAA